In Elusimicrobiota bacterium, the following proteins share a genomic window:
- a CDS encoding tail fiber domain-containing protein — protein MRWKKDITPLKGSLNRIMNLQGVNYYWKTKEFPDLKFTDDKQIGLIAQDTEKVIPEIVTTDNNGYKGISYEKLTPVLVEAIKELKAENDRQQKEIEELKARLPR, from the coding sequence ATACGATGGAAAAAGGATATAACACCATTAAAAGGTTCGCTTAATAGAATTATGAATCTACAAGGAGTAAATTATTACTGGAAGACAAAAGAATTCCCCGATTTGAAATTCACTGATGACAAGCAGATAGGTCTAATTGCGCAGGATACGGAAAAAGTCATTCCAGAGATAGTTACAACCGACAACAATGGTTATAAAGGCATTTCATATGAAAAATTAACACCGGTATTAGTTGAAGCAATAAAAGAATTAAAAGCGGAAAATGACAGACAGCAAAAAGAAATAGAAGAATTAAAGGCGAGATTGCCACGCTAA
- a CDS encoding type II toxin-antitoxin system HicA family toxin, which produces MIEKLPLLSGNEIVKALQRTGYYIRRQKGSHIRLYHAERLPVTVPNHKEVDRRTLKSILQTANLTPEEFKELL; this is translated from the coding sequence ATGATTGAAAAACTTCCGCTTTTATCCGGTAACGAAATTGTAAAAGCACTTCAAAGGACAGGATATTATATCCGGAGACAAAAGGGAAGCCATATACGACTTTATCACGCCGAGCGTTTACCAGTAACTGTGCCGAATCATAAAGAAGTTGACCGCAGAACATTAAAATCAATCCTCCAAACTGCAAATTTAACTCCTGAAGAATTCAAGGAACTCCTTTAA
- a CDS encoding type II toxin-antitoxin system HicB family antitoxin, which yields MNYKVFFIKGEDGYIVAECPAIPGCVSQGKTLQEAKKNIKEAIELCLECYKQDKKSIPKDTTAVVRIAVAV from the coding sequence ATGAATTACAAAGTTTTCTTTATAAAAGGTGAAGATGGCTACATCGTCGCCGAATGTCCTGCAATCCCCGGCTGTGTATCTCAAGGTAAAACGCTTCAAGAAGCAAAGAAAAACATCAAGGAAGCGATTGAACTTTGTCTTGAGTGCTACAAACAAGATAAAAAGAGTATTCCAAAAGATACCACCGCTGTAGTCCGAATTGCTGTCGCTGTATGA